One window from the genome of Streptomyces sp. NBC_00287 encodes:
- a CDS encoding glucosyl-3-phosphoglycerate synthase: MLEEAERWLSTRSWSVTDRPLHQILAAKRSSGQTVSVVLPALNEEETVGDIVAVIRHDLMQQVPLVDEIVVVDSGSTDRTSEVAAAAGATVVHRDAILPRLPAVPGKGEVLWRSLLVTRGDIVCFIDADLKEFSSDFVSGIVGPLLTDPGVDLVKAMYDRPLGQAAGQGGRVTELMARPLLNMHWPQLAGFVQPLGGEYAARRSLLEQLPFPVGYGVELGMLIDALHLVGLDALAQVDVGVRKHRHQDGQALGRMSAAIYRTAQLRLARGHLIRPSLTQFDRGEDGFEPRTYSVDTEERPPMVEIAEYAHRKVA; encoded by the coding sequence GTGCTGGAAGAAGCCGAGCGCTGGCTGAGCACCCGCTCCTGGTCCGTGACCGACCGCCCGCTCCACCAGATCCTGGCCGCGAAACGCAGCTCGGGCCAGACGGTCTCCGTCGTGCTGCCCGCGCTCAATGAAGAGGAGACGGTCGGCGACATCGTCGCCGTCATCCGGCATGACCTGATGCAGCAGGTCCCGCTGGTCGACGAGATAGTCGTCGTCGACTCCGGATCGACCGACCGCACCTCCGAGGTCGCCGCGGCGGCCGGGGCGACGGTCGTGCACCGGGACGCGATCCTGCCCCGCCTGCCCGCCGTGCCCGGCAAGGGCGAGGTGCTCTGGCGCTCGCTGCTGGTCACCCGCGGCGACATCGTCTGTTTCATCGACGCGGACCTGAAGGAGTTCTCCTCGGACTTCGTCTCGGGGATCGTCGGCCCGCTCCTCACCGACCCCGGCGTCGACCTGGTCAAGGCGATGTACGACCGACCGCTCGGGCAGGCGGCGGGCCAGGGCGGCCGGGTCACCGAGCTGATGGCCCGCCCGCTGCTGAACATGCACTGGCCGCAGCTCGCCGGCTTCGTCCAGCCGCTCGGCGGGGAGTACGCGGCCCGCCGCTCCCTGCTGGAACAGCTCCCCTTCCCCGTCGGCTACGGCGTCGAGCTCGGCATGCTGATCGACGCGCTGCACCTGGTGGGTCTGGACGCGCTGGCCCAGGTCGACGTGGGGGTGCGCAAGCACCGGCACCAGGACGGACAGGCGCTCGGCCGGATGTCCGCCGCGATCTACCGCACGGCCCAGCTCAGGCTGGCCCGCGGCCATCTGATCCGCCCTTCGCTGACCCAGTTCGACCGCGGCGAGGACGGTTTCGAGCCACGGACGTACTCGGTGGACACCGAGGAGCGGCCGCCCATGGTGGAGATCGCGGAGTACGCGCACCGCAAGGTGGCGTAA
- a CDS encoding MFS transporter, whose translation MSDTLAKTGPAGGSAPPRTNAVVAVLALAGIVVSLMQTLVIPIVPELPKLLDAPASDTAWAVTATLLAAAVATPVVGRLGDMFGKRRMLLVSAVLLVAGSLVCALSDSLIPMIMGRVLQGLASGVIPLGISIMRDELPAERLASATALMSASLGIGGALGLPAAALIADNFDWHMLFWTSAALGAVATVLVLVFVPESKVRTGGRFDLVGGLGMATGLVCLLLGISKGADWGWTSGTTLGLFFAAVVILLAWGWWELRIEQPLVDLRATARRQVLVTNLASIAVGFAMFAMSLVLPQLLQLPEQTGYGLGRSMLVAGLVMAPSGLVMMATAPVSAAVSKAKGPKVTLMIGALIVAAGYGLNILLMSEVWHFVLVSCVIGAGIGFTYGSMPALIMGAVPASETAAANSLNTLMRSIGTSSASAIAGVILAQMTTNFGGYALPSENGFKVVLAVGAGAALLAFAVASFIPRQRPAATLAASAQGAPAPAEATAKS comes from the coding sequence ATGTCCGACACCCTTGCCAAGACCGGCCCGGCGGGGGGTTCCGCCCCGCCGAGGACGAATGCCGTGGTGGCGGTGCTGGCCCTGGCCGGAATCGTCGTCTCGCTGATGCAGACCCTCGTGATCCCGATCGTCCCGGAGCTGCCGAAGCTGCTGGACGCCCCGGCCTCGGACACCGCCTGGGCGGTCACCGCCACCCTGCTCGCCGCCGCCGTGGCCACCCCGGTCGTCGGACGGCTCGGCGACATGTTCGGCAAGCGGCGGATGCTGCTGGTCAGCGCCGTACTGCTGGTCGCGGGCTCGCTGGTGTGCGCGCTCAGCGACTCGCTGATCCCGATGATCATGGGGCGGGTGCTCCAGGGTCTCGCCTCCGGCGTGATCCCGCTCGGCATCAGCATCATGCGCGACGAGCTGCCCGCCGAACGCCTCGCCTCCGCCACCGCCCTGATGAGCGCCTCCCTCGGCATCGGCGGCGCCCTCGGTCTGCCCGCCGCCGCGCTGATCGCCGACAACTTCGACTGGCACATGCTCTTCTGGACCTCGGCCGCCCTCGGCGCCGTCGCCACCGTGCTCGTCCTCGTCTTCGTGCCCGAGTCCAAGGTCCGCACCGGAGGCCGCTTCGACCTCGTCGGCGGCCTGGGTATGGCGACGGGCCTGGTCTGTCTGCTGCTCGGTATCTCCAAGGGCGCCGACTGGGGCTGGACCAGCGGCACCACGCTCGGTCTGTTCTTCGCGGCCGTGGTGATCCTGCTGGCGTGGGGCTGGTGGGAGCTGCGGATCGAGCAGCCGCTGGTCGACCTGCGTGCCACCGCCCGCCGTCAGGTGCTGGTCACCAACCTCGCCTCGATCGCCGTCGGTTTCGCGATGTTCGCGATGTCCCTGGTGCTGCCGCAGCTCCTCCAGCTGCCCGAGCAGACCGGCTACGGCCTCGGCAGGTCGATGCTGGTCGCCGGTCTGGTCATGGCGCCGTCCGGCCTGGTCATGATGGCCACCGCCCCGGTCTCGGCGGCCGTCTCCAAGGCCAAGGGCCCCAAGGTCACCCTGATGATCGGCGCCCTGATCGTGGCCGCCGGATACGGTCTGAACATCCTCCTCATGTCCGAGGTCTGGCACTTCGTGCTGGTGTCCTGTGTCATCGGCGCCGGTATCGGCTTCACCTACGGCTCGATGCCCGCCCTCATCATGGGCGCCGTGCCCGCCTCCGAGACGGCCGCCGCCAACAGCCTCAACACCCTGATGCGGTCCATCGGCACCTCCTCGGCGAGCGCCATCGCCGGTGTCATCCTCGCCCAGATGACCACCAACTTCGGCGGCTACGCCCTGCCCTCCGAGAACGGCTTCAAGGTGGTCCTCGCGGTCGGCGCCGGAGCGGCGCTTCTTGCCTTCGCGGTCGCCTCCTTCATCCCGCGCCAGCGACCGGCCGCCACCCTGGCCGCGTCGGCGCAGGGCGCGCCGGCACCGGCGGAGGCGACGGCCAAGTCCTGA
- a CDS encoding 1-phosphofructokinase family hexose kinase: protein MILTVTLNTALDITYRVRALRPHASHRVSEVLERPGGKGLNVARVLAALGHEVTATGFVGGATGRVVRERLTGVVDALVPLSGATRRTIAVVDDLTGDTTQLNEPGPLVTPAEWSAFQKSYDGLLASADAVALCGSLPPGVPVGAYAGLVRAARAAGVPVLLDTSGEPLRRAVAARPDIIKPNADELAELTGSHEPLRATQDARRRGAHTVVASLGADGLLAHTLEGRWRATPPATLHGNPTGAGDAAVAGLLSGLAEGLPWPDRLARATALSAASVLAPAAGEFDGRAYEELLGRVLVSPEGMAA, encoded by the coding sequence GTGATCCTCACGGTCACGCTGAACACCGCTCTCGACATCACTTATCGCGTACGGGCGTTGCGCCCGCACGCCTCCCACCGGGTCTCCGAGGTCCTCGAACGCCCCGGCGGCAAGGGCCTGAACGTGGCGCGGGTGCTGGCGGCCCTCGGCCACGAGGTGACGGCTACCGGCTTCGTGGGCGGCGCCACGGGCCGTGTAGTACGCGAGCGGCTCACGGGGGTCGTGGATGCCCTCGTCCCACTCTCCGGCGCCACCCGCCGCACCATCGCGGTCGTCGACGACCTGACCGGTGACACGACTCAGCTCAACGAACCGGGCCCGCTCGTCACGCCCGCCGAGTGGTCCGCCTTCCAGAAGTCCTACGACGGTCTGCTCGCGTCCGCCGACGCGGTGGCCCTGTGCGGCAGCCTCCCTCCGGGAGTCCCGGTCGGCGCCTATGCGGGCCTGGTCCGCGCGGCACGCGCCGCGGGCGTTCCCGTACTGCTGGACACCAGCGGCGAACCCCTGCGCCGGGCCGTCGCCGCCCGCCCCGACATCATCAAGCCCAACGCCGACGAGCTGGCCGAACTCACCGGCTCCCACGAGCCGTTGCGCGCGACCCAGGACGCCCGCCGCCGCGGCGCCCACACGGTCGTCGCCTCCCTCGGCGCCGACGGCCTCCTCGCCCACACCCTCGAGGGCCGCTGGCGCGCGACCCCTCCCGCCACACTGCACGGCAACCCGACGGGCGCGGGCGACGCGGCGGTCGCCGGCCTGCTGTCGGGCCTGGCCGAGGGGCTCCCCTGGCCGGACCGCCTGGCCCGCGCGACAGCCCTGTCCGCGGCGAGCGTGCTGGCGCCGGCGGCGGGGGAGTTCGACGGGCGGGCGTACGAGGAGCTGCTGGGGCGGGTTTTGGTGAGCCCCGAAGGAATGGCCGCTTAA
- a CDS encoding alpha,alpha-trehalose-phosphate synthase (UDP-forming) codes for MASTHVASAHGAAQVLVASNRGPVSYEVQEDGSLRTKRGGGGLVSGLSAIGPDAGALWVCSTLSDGDREAVRRGEGESGVRMLDIPADVHADAYNGIANSVLWFVHHMLYQTPLEPVFDAEFQRRWASYETYNRAFAEALAEEAAAGAAVLVQDYHLCLVPGMLREQRPDLRIGHFSHTPWAPVDYFRMLPDDIRSQLMSGMLGADRLGFLTRRWADAFTACCAEQGGLGGTEIGVHGLGADADFLRKRSHERDVEERMTALREEIGGPDRKTIVRVDRTELSKNIVRGLLAYRQLLDDRPEWRERVVHVAFAYPSRQDLAVYRDYTAEVQRLAEEINSSYGTPGWTPVVLHVKDDFARSLAAYRLADVALVNPIRDGMNLVAKEVPVVSDEGCALVLSREAGAYEELGEDAIVVNPYDVLDTARALHEALTLPPHERAERTKRLAAAATALPPGQWFMEQLRALRA; via the coding sequence ATGGCTTCCACGCACGTGGCTTCCGCACACGGTGCCGCTCAGGTGCTGGTCGCGTCGAATCGCGGCCCGGTCTCCTACGAGGTCCAGGAGGACGGCTCGCTGCGCACCAAGCGCGGGGGCGGCGGACTGGTGTCGGGCCTGTCGGCCATCGGCCCGGACGCCGGTGCCCTGTGGGTGTGCTCGACGCTGTCCGACGGCGACCGCGAGGCGGTGCGGCGCGGGGAGGGCGAGTCCGGCGTACGGATGCTCGACATCCCGGCGGACGTGCACGCCGACGCGTACAACGGCATCGCGAACTCGGTGCTCTGGTTCGTCCACCACATGCTGTACCAGACGCCGCTGGAGCCCGTCTTCGACGCGGAGTTCCAGCGCCGGTGGGCGTCGTACGAGACCTACAACCGCGCGTTCGCCGAGGCGCTCGCCGAGGAGGCGGCCGCGGGGGCGGCGGTGCTGGTGCAGGACTACCACCTGTGCCTGGTGCCGGGGATGCTGCGCGAGCAGCGCCCGGACCTGCGTATCGGCCACTTCTCTCATACGCCGTGGGCGCCGGTGGACTACTTCCGGATGCTGCCCGACGACATCCGGTCCCAGCTCATGAGCGGAATGCTCGGCGCCGACCGCCTCGGCTTCCTCACCCGGCGCTGGGCGGACGCGTTCACCGCGTGCTGTGCGGAGCAGGGCGGGCTCGGCGGCACCGAGATCGGCGTGCACGGCCTTGGCGCGGACGCGGACTTCCTGCGCAAGCGGTCCCACGAGCGGGACGTCGAGGAACGGATGACGGCGCTGCGGGAGGAGATCGGCGGCCCGGACCGGAAGACGATCGTCCGGGTCGACCGCACCGAGCTGTCGAAGAACATCGTGCGCGGACTGCTGGCATACCGGCAGCTCCTCGACGACCGCCCCGAGTGGCGGGAACGGGTCGTGCACGTGGCGTTCGCCTACCCCTCCCGACAGGACCTGGCGGTGTACCGCGACTACACGGCGGAGGTGCAGCGCCTCGCGGAGGAGATCAACTCCTCTTATGGCACCCCGGGTTGGACCCCGGTAGTCCTCCACGTCAAGGACGACTTCGCCCGCTCCCTGGCCGCGTACCGGCTCGCCGACGTGGCCCTCGTCAACCCCATCCGGGACGGCATGAACCTCGTCGCGAAGGAGGTGCCGGTCGTCTCCGACGAGGGGTGCGCGCTGGTGCTGTCGCGGGAGGCGGGGGCGTACGAGGAGCTCGGCGAGGACGCGATCGTGGTGAACCCGTACGACGTCCTGGACACCGCGCGTGCCCTGCACGAGGCCCTCACTCTGCCGCCCCACGAACGAGCCGAGCGCACCAAGCGCCTCGCCGCGGCGGCCACGGCGCTGCCGCCGGGGCAGTGGTTCATGGAGCAGTTGCGGGCGTTGCGCGCTTAA
- a CDS encoding cold-shock protein, giving the protein MAQGTVKWFNAEKGYGFIAVDGGADVFVHYSAIQMDGYRTLEEGQRVEFEISQGQKGPQADMVRVSA; this is encoded by the coding sequence ATGGCTCAGGGCACCGTCAAGTGGTTCAACGCGGAGAAGGGGTACGGCTTCATCGCGGTCGACGGTGGTGCGGATGTTTTCGTCCACTACAGCGCGATCCAGATGGACGGCTACCGCACCCTTGAAGAAGGCCAGCGGGTTGAGTTCGAGATCTCGCAGGGCCAGAAAGGCCCGCAGGCCGACATGGTTCGCGTCTCTGCCTGA
- the groL gene encoding chaperonin GroEL (60 kDa chaperone family; promotes refolding of misfolded polypeptides especially under stressful conditions; forms two stacked rings of heptamers to form a barrel-shaped 14mer; ends can be capped by GroES; misfolded proteins enter the barrel where they are refolded when GroES binds), with translation MAKIIAFDEEARRGLERGMNQLADAVKVTLGPKGRNVVLEKKWGAPTITNDGVSIAKEIELEDPYEKIGAELVKEVAKKTDDVAGDGTTTATVLAQALVREGLRNVAAGANPMALKRGIEKAVEAVSAALLEQAKDVETKEQIASTASISAADTQIGELIAEAMDKVGKEGVITVEESQTFGLELELTEGMRFDKGYISAYFATDMERMEAVLDDPYILIANSKISSVKDLLPLLEKVMQSGKPLLIIAEDVEGEALSTLVVNKIRGTFKSVAVKAPGFGDRRKAMLNDIAILTGGEVISEEVGLKLENTSLDLLGKARKVVITKDETTIVDGSGSSEQVQGRVNQIRAEIENSDSDYDREKLQERLAKLAGGVAVIKAGAATEVELKERKHRIEDAVRNAKAAVEEGIVAGGGVALLQASRVFEKLDLEGDEATGANAVKLALEAPLKQIAVNGGLEGGVVVEKVRNLAVGHGLNAATGEYVDMIAEGIIDPAKVTRSALQNAASIAALFLTTEAVIADKPEKAAAAAPGGMPGGDMDF, from the coding sequence ATGGCCAAGATCATCGCGTTCGACGAGGAGGCGCGGCGCGGCCTCGAGCGCGGCATGAACCAGCTCGCGGACGCCGTGAAGGTGACGCTCGGCCCCAAGGGCCGCAACGTCGTCCTCGAGAAGAAGTGGGGCGCCCCCACGATCACCAACGATGGTGTCTCCATCGCCAAGGAGATCGAGCTCGAGGACCCGTACGAGAAGATCGGCGCCGAGCTGGTCAAGGAAGTCGCCAAGAAGACGGACGACGTCGCCGGTGACGGTACGACCACCGCGACCGTTCTCGCCCAGGCGCTGGTCCGCGAGGGCCTGCGCAATGTCGCCGCCGGCGCCAACCCGATGGCCCTGAAGCGCGGTATCGAGAAGGCCGTCGAGGCCGTCTCCGCCGCCCTGCTGGAGCAGGCGAAGGACGTCGAGACCAAGGAGCAGATCGCCTCCACGGCCTCCATCTCCGCCGCCGACACCCAGATCGGCGAGCTCATCGCCGAGGCCATGGACAAGGTCGGCAAGGAAGGCGTCATCACCGTCGAGGAGTCCCAGACCTTCGGTCTGGAGCTGGAGCTCACCGAGGGTATGCGCTTCGACAAGGGCTACATCTCGGCGTACTTCGCCACCGACATGGAGCGTATGGAGGCCGTCCTCGACGACCCGTACATCCTGATCGCCAACTCCAAGATCTCCTCGGTCAAGGACCTGCTCCCGCTGCTGGAGAAGGTCATGCAGTCGGGCAAGCCGCTGCTGATCATCGCCGAGGACGTCGAGGGCGAGGCCCTGTCGACCCTGGTCGTCAACAAGATCCGCGGCACCTTCAAGTCCGTCGCCGTCAAGGCCCCGGGCTTCGGTGACCGCCGCAAGGCGATGCTGAACGACATCGCCATCCTCACCGGTGGCGAGGTCATCTCCGAGGAGGTCGGTCTCAAGCTCGAGAACACCTCCCTGGACCTCCTTGGCAAGGCCCGCAAGGTCGTCATCACCAAGGACGAGACCACCATCGTCGACGGTTCCGGCTCCTCGGAGCAGGTCCAGGGCCGGGTCAACCAGATCCGCGCCGAGATCGAGAACAGCGACTCGGACTACGACCGCGAGAAGCTGCAGGAGCGCCTGGCGAAGCTCGCCGGCGGTGTCGCGGTCATCAAGGCCGGTGCCGCCACCGAGGTGGAGCTCAAGGAGCGCAAGCACCGCATCGAGGACGCCGTTCGCAACGCGAAGGCGGCCGTCGAGGAGGGCATCGTCGCCGGTGGTGGCGTGGCCCTGCTGCAGGCCTCCCGGGTCTTCGAGAAGCTGGACCTCGAGGGTGACGAGGCGACCGGCGCCAACGCCGTGAAGCTCGCGCTGGAGGCCCCGCTCAAGCAGATCGCCGTCAACGGTGGTCTTGAGGGCGGCGTCGTCGTCGAGAAGGTGCGCAACCTGGCCGTCGGCCACGGTCTGAACGCCGCGACCGGCGAGTACGTCGACATGATCGCCGAGGGCATCATCGACCCGGCGAAGGTGACGCGTTCCGCGCTGCAGAACGCCGCGTCGATCGCTGCGCTGTTCCTGACCACCGAGGCTGTCATTGCCGACAAGCCGGAGAAGGCTGCTGCGGCTGCTCCGGGCGGTATGCCGGGCGGTGACATGGACTTCTGA
- a CDS encoding metallophosphoesterase: MKILHLSDTHLDRSDAPNKHGVNATESLRLMLAELRHQRDIGAVVVTGDLADDGAVEAYAALRELVGEFAAGLGAPVFFTTGNHDERAAFGKVLGSGHLGVDGGDCAETALESAAGERAAVTTVGGWRIVTLDSLVPGEVWGHLGEAQLDWLREVLRTPAAEGTVLAFHHPPVALDHPVQRPFGLRDPGALADVIRGTDVKAVLTGHFHLQVLGFLAGVPVWVTPGVVNRIDLTAPPGTERAVRGASASLVELGGDSGPLFHTLHARDPRAHETVHELGEERIRAFIDARAPRD, translated from the coding sequence ATGAAGATCCTTCATCTCTCCGACACCCACCTCGACCGCTCCGACGCGCCCAACAAGCACGGAGTCAACGCCACCGAGTCCCTGCGGCTGATGCTCGCCGAGCTGCGGCACCAGCGGGACATCGGAGCGGTCGTGGTCACCGGCGACCTCGCCGACGACGGCGCCGTCGAGGCGTATGCCGCCCTCCGGGAGTTGGTGGGGGAGTTCGCCGCGGGGCTGGGGGCGCCGGTGTTCTTCACCACCGGCAATCACGACGAGCGCGCCGCCTTCGGCAAGGTGCTGGGCAGCGGGCATCTGGGTGTGGACGGCGGCGACTGCGCCGAGACGGCGCTGGAGTCCGCCGCCGGGGAACGGGCGGCCGTGACCACGGTCGGCGGATGGCGGATCGTGACCCTGGACTCGCTGGTACCGGGGGAGGTGTGGGGCCACCTCGGCGAGGCTCAACTCGACTGGCTGCGCGAGGTGTTGCGGACCCCCGCCGCCGAGGGGACGGTACTCGCCTTCCATCATCCGCCCGTAGCGCTCGATCATCCTGTGCAGCGGCCCTTCGGTCTGCGGGACCCGGGGGCCCTTGCCGACGTCATCCGCGGCACCGACGTCAAGGCCGTCCTCACCGGCCACTTCCATCTTCAGGTGCTCGGCTTCCTGGCGGGCGTACCGGTGTGGGTGACCCCTGGCGTGGTCAACCGCATCGACCTGACGGCCCCGCCCGGCACCGAACGCGCGGTGCGCGGCGCCTCGGCCTCGCTGGTCGAACTTGGTGGGGACAGCGGGCCGCTCTTCCACACCCTCCACGCCCGTGATCCGCGGGCCCACGAGACCGTCCATGAGCTGGGCGAGGAGCGGATCCGGGCCTTCATCGACGCGCGGGCCCCTCGGGACTGA
- the thrC gene encoding threonine synthase, translated as MAVQTVASTTNTVDLGPAAALSCRECGHRVPLGPVFACEECFGPLEIAYDFSGYDTEELRKRIEAGPANIWRYAPLLPVPADVADKPNINPGWTKLVQADNLGRELGVEAGKLFVKDDSGNPTHSFKDRVVAQAIEAARAFNFTTLSCSSTGNLAGAVGAAAARAGFRSCVFIPHDLEQGKVVMAAVYGGELVGIEGNYDDVNRFCSELIGDPAGEGWGFVNVNLRPYYAEGSKTLAYEICEQLGWRLPDQIVVPIASGSQLTKIDKGLQELIKLGLVEDKPYKIFGAQAEGCSPVSVAYKAGHDVVRPQKPNTIAKSLAIGNPADGPYVLDIARRTGGAVEDVTDEQVVDAIKLLARTEGIFAETAGGVTVGVTRKLIENGVLDPTLTTVVLNTGDGLKTLDAVAGTGLTATIRPNLDSFREAGLDS; from the coding sequence ATGGCTGTGCAGACTGTTGCAAGCACCACGAACACCGTAGACCTCGGCCCCGCCGCCGCGCTGAGCTGCCGCGAGTGCGGCCACCGTGTGCCCCTCGGCCCGGTCTTCGCCTGCGAGGAGTGTTTCGGCCCGCTCGAGATCGCGTACGACTTCTCCGGATACGACACGGAGGAGCTCCGCAAGCGCATCGAGGCGGGACCCGCGAACATCTGGCGCTATGCGCCGCTGCTGCCCGTTCCGGCGGACGTGGCGGACAAGCCCAACATCAACCCCGGCTGGACCAAGCTCGTCCAGGCCGACAACCTCGGCCGCGAGCTGGGTGTCGAGGCCGGCAAGCTCTTCGTCAAGGACGACTCCGGCAACCCGACGCACTCCTTCAAGGACCGCGTGGTCGCGCAGGCCATCGAGGCCGCCCGCGCCTTCAACTTCACGACCCTCTCCTGCTCCTCCACGGGCAACCTGGCCGGTGCCGTCGGCGCCGCCGCCGCCCGCGCCGGCTTCCGCTCCTGCGTGTTCATCCCGCACGACCTGGAGCAGGGCAAGGTCGTCATGGCCGCGGTCTACGGCGGTGAGCTCGTCGGCATCGAGGGCAACTACGACGACGTGAACCGTTTCTGCTCCGAGCTGATCGGCGACCCGGCCGGCGAGGGCTGGGGCTTCGTCAACGTCAATCTGCGGCCGTACTACGCGGAGGGGTCCAAGACCCTGGCGTACGAGATCTGCGAGCAGCTCGGCTGGCGGCTGCCCGACCAGATCGTCGTCCCGATCGCCTCCGGCTCGCAGCTCACGAAGATCGACAAGGGGCTCCAGGAGCTGATCAAGCTCGGGCTCGTCGAGGACAAGCCGTACAAGATCTTCGGCGCGCAGGCCGAGGGGTGCTCGCCGGTGTCGGTGGCCTACAAGGCGGGACATGACGTCGTCCGCCCGCAGAAGCCGAACACCATCGCCAAGTCGCTGGCCATCGGTAACCCGGCGGACGGTCCCTACGTCCTGGACATCGCCCGCCGCACCGGCGGCGCGGTGGAGGACGTGACGGACGAGCAGGTCGTCGACGCGATCAAGCTGCTGGCCCGGACCGAGGGCATCTTCGCCGAGACGGCGGGTGGCGTGACCGTGGGCGTGACGCGCAAGCTGATCGAGAACGGCGTACTGGACCCGACCCTCACCACCGTCGTCCTCAACACCGGCGACGGCCTCAAGACCCTCGACGCGGTGGCCGGCACCGGCCTGACCGCGACGATCCGTCCGAACCTCGACTCCTTCCGAGAGGCTGGCCTCGACTCATGA
- a CDS encoding NADH:flavin oxidoreductase — MTVAATEAASRAAEILSRPTSINGLTVPNRIAMAPMTRAFSPGGIPGEDVASYYARRAAAGVGLIVTEGTYVGHESAGLSDRIPRFHGAEQLAGWTKVADAVHAAGGAIVPQLWHIGMVRQAGQPPFAEAPAVGPSGLRIGAEEPTGKAMTQQDLDDVIGAFAEAAAAVERIGFDGVELHGAHGYLIDQFLWEGTNRRTDAYGGDPVARTKFGAEIVAAVRAAVSADFPVIFRYSQWKQDAYDARLAETPEELEAVLAPLVAAGVDAFHASTRRYWLPEFEGSDLNLAGWTKKLTGKPTITVGSVGLNGDFIKAFQGEGAELGSLDNLLDRLERDEFDLVAVGRALLQDPRWAEKVLAGRVTELAPYDPAALKSLS, encoded by the coding sequence ATGACCGTCGCCGCCACCGAAGCCGCCTCGCGCGCCGCTGAGATTCTGTCCCGTCCTACTTCGATCAACGGGCTGACCGTTCCCAATCGCATCGCCATGGCGCCGATGACGCGAGCGTTCTCGCCGGGCGGCATTCCGGGGGAGGACGTGGCGTCGTACTACGCGCGCCGGGCCGCCGCCGGGGTCGGGCTGATCGTCACCGAGGGTACGTACGTCGGCCATGAGTCGGCCGGGCTGAGCGACCGGATCCCGCGGTTCCATGGCGCGGAGCAGCTCGCGGGGTGGACGAAGGTCGCCGATGCCGTACACGCCGCGGGCGGCGCGATCGTCCCGCAGCTCTGGCACATCGGCATGGTGCGACAAGCAGGTCAGCCGCCGTTCGCCGAGGCCCCTGCCGTCGGTCCTTCCGGGCTGCGCATCGGCGCCGAGGAGCCCACCGGCAAGGCGATGACCCAGCAGGACCTGGACGACGTCATCGGCGCGTTCGCCGAGGCGGCCGCCGCCGTGGAGCGGATCGGCTTCGACGGTGTCGAGCTCCACGGCGCGCACGGCTACCTGATCGACCAGTTCCTGTGGGAGGGCACCAACCGCCGCACCGACGCCTACGGCGGCGACCCGGTGGCCCGTACGAAGTTCGGCGCGGAGATCGTGGCCGCCGTCCGCGCGGCCGTCTCGGCCGACTTCCCGGTGATCTTCCGCTACTCCCAGTGGAAGCAGGACGCCTACGACGCCCGCCTTGCCGAGACCCCCGAGGAGCTGGAGGCCGTCCTCGCCCCGCTCGTGGCGGCCGGTGTCGATGCCTTCCACGCCTCCACGCGCCGCTACTGGCTCCCCGAGTTCGAGGGCTCGGACCTCAACCTGGCCGGCTGGACGAAGAAGCTGACCGGCAAGCCCACCATCACGGTCGGCTCGGTCGGCCTGAACGGCGACTTCATCAAGGCATTCCAGGGCGAGGGTGCCGAGCTGGGCAGCCTCGACAACCTCCTGGACCGTCTGGAGCGCGACGAGTTCGACCTGGTGGCCGTCGGCCGCGCCCTGCTCCAGGACCCGCGGTGGGCGGAGAAGGTCCTGGCGGGCCGGGTGACCGAACTGGCCCCGTACGACCCGGCGGCGCTGAAGTCCCTGAGCTGA
- a CDS encoding MoaD/ThiS family protein: MSVKVRIPTILRTYTGGAAEVTAEGGTLAEVIADLEKNHTGIAARVLDDQGKLRRFVNVYVNDDDVRFEQGLETATPDGAGVSIIPAVAGG; this comes from the coding sequence ATGAGCGTCAAAGTCCGCATCCCCACCATCCTGCGCACCTACACCGGTGGTGCCGCCGAGGTGACGGCCGAGGGTGGCACCCTCGCCGAGGTCATCGCCGACCTGGAGAAGAACCACACCGGAATCGCCGCGCGCGTCCTGGACGACCAGGGCAAGCTGCGCCGCTTCGTGAATGTGTACGTCAATGACGACGACGTCCGCTTCGAGCAGGGCCTGGAGACGGCGACCCCGGACGGCGCCGGAGTTTCCATCATTCCGGCGGTCGCCGGCGGCTGA